In a genomic window of Xylophilus rhododendri:
- a CDS encoding LysR family transcriptional regulator: MDTRLMRYLLAIADAGSLTHAAEALGVAQPALSQAIKRLEADLGVRLFERSRRGAALTDAGRAIIDDVRASLALAASATQRARAIAGGKAGRLHIGFVTHAVYDVLPSALRLLRADFPGVEIVLSEMGNADQLQALEQGAIDLALLHTPLPLPARVRMKLVRRERLVAVLPAGYALGADGRVGMADIAALGLVWFPERQLPAMRAGIVAAFQRAGLEPHFVQEANRSLTALSCVAAGMGASLQPQSAAMLAHRGVLFAELRDGDSLPHFELGVLWVAGTRPTLAEQLAERL, translated from the coding sequence ATGGACACCCGCCTGATGCGTTACCTGCTGGCCATCGCCGATGCCGGCAGCCTGACGCATGCCGCCGAGGCGCTCGGCGTGGCCCAGCCGGCCTTGAGCCAGGCCATCAAGCGCCTGGAGGCCGACCTGGGCGTGCGCCTGTTCGAACGCTCGCGGCGCGGCGCCGCCCTGACGGATGCCGGCCGCGCCATCATCGACGACGTGCGCGCCAGCCTGGCCCTGGCCGCCTCGGCCACCCAGCGTGCACGGGCGATCGCCGGCGGCAAGGCCGGCCGGCTGCACATCGGCTTCGTCACCCATGCGGTCTACGACGTGCTGCCCTCGGCGCTGCGCCTGCTGCGCGCCGACTTCCCCGGCGTGGAGATCGTGCTCAGCGAGATGGGCAATGCCGACCAGCTGCAGGCGCTGGAGCAGGGCGCCATCGACCTGGCCCTGCTGCACACGCCGCTGCCCTTGCCGGCCCGGGTGCGCATGAAGCTGGTGCGGCGCGAGCGCCTGGTGGCGGTGCTGCCTGCCGGTTATGCGCTGGGCGCGGACGGGCGGGTGGGCATGGCCGACATCGCCGCGCTGGGGCTGGTGTGGTTTCCCGAGCGGCAGCTACCTGCGATGCGGGCGGGCATCGTCGCCGCCTTCCAGCGGGCCGGGCTGGAGCCGCATTTCGTGCAGGAGGCCAATCGCTCGTTGACCGCGCTGTCTTGCGTGGCGGCGGGGATGGGGGCTTCGCTGCAGCCTCAGTCCGCGGCCATGCTGGCGCATCGGGGGGTTTTGTTTGCCGAGCTGCGGGATGGGGATAGCTTGCCGCATTTCGAGCTGGGGGTGCTTTGGGTCGCCGGGACTCGGCCTACCCTGGCGGAGCAGTTGGCTGAGCGGTTGTGA
- a CDS encoding M55 family metallopeptidase: MKVLISTDIEGVAGVYHAEQVRPGNPEFERARLLMAREANAAIDGAFAAGATEVWVNDSHGGFRNMPPDVLDPRAQAIQGKPRYLSMVAGVELGADALCMVGYHSRARGRGILAHTINSFAFAGIWLNDQELGEAGLYGALAGEYGVPVVMGSGDDVFIEENRGLFPRAAFVQTKRATGFTSGISLSPEQSRAAIRAGVIEGLAGLAQARPLVLAGPLRVTLRTQSPALAELFCQWPEFERVDGVTLGFTAGSVEAAVRMLNCCSAMSSMLR, translated from the coding sequence ATGAAAGTCCTGATCTCCACCGACATCGAAGGCGTCGCTGGCGTCTACCACGCCGAACAGGTGCGCCCCGGCAACCCCGAGTTCGAACGCGCCCGCCTGTTGATGGCCCGCGAGGCCAATGCCGCCATCGACGGCGCCTTCGCCGCCGGCGCCACCGAGGTCTGGGTGAACGACTCGCACGGCGGCTTCCGCAACATGCCGCCCGACGTGCTGGACCCGCGCGCCCAGGCCATCCAGGGCAAGCCGCGCTACCTGAGCATGGTGGCCGGGGTGGAGCTGGGTGCCGATGCGCTGTGCATGGTGGGCTACCACTCGCGGGCGCGCGGCCGGGGCATCCTGGCGCACACGATCAACAGCTTTGCCTTCGCCGGCATCTGGCTCAATGACCAGGAGCTGGGCGAGGCCGGGCTCTACGGAGCCCTGGCGGGCGAGTACGGCGTGCCGGTGGTGATGGGCAGCGGGGACGATGTGTTCATCGAGGAGAACCGGGGGCTGTTCCCGCGGGCGGCCTTCGTGCAGACCAAGCGGGCGACGGGGTTCACCAGCGGGATCTCGCTGTCGCCGGAGCAGTCGCGGGCGGCCATTCGTGCCGGGGTGATCGAAGGGCTGGCCGGGCTTGCCCAGGCGCGGCCACTGGTGCTGGCCGGGCCGCTGCGCGTGACCCTGCGCACCCAGTCGCCTGCGCTGGCCGAGCTGTTCTGCCAGTGGCCGGAATTCGAACGGGTTGATGGGGTGACGCTTGGCTTTACTGCTGGGAGCGTTGAGGCTGCTGTGCGGATGCTCAACTGCTGTTCGGCTATGTCTTCCATGCTGCGTTGA
- the gsiC gene encoding glutathione ABC transporter permease GsiC: MLNYFLKRLMGLVPTLLIVAVLVFLFVHMLPGDPARLAAGQEADDKTVAMVRAQLGLDQPLPKQFVSFFGHMLQGDFGTSIRSRRPVSTEIAERFGPTLMLTITSMVWSVIFGMGIGIVSAVYRNRWPDRLGMTLAVSGISFPAFALGMLLMQVFSVQLGWLPTVGAATWKHYILPSLTLGAAVAAVMARFTRASFVEVIQEDFVRTARAKGVNERGVILKHTLRNALIPVVTMMGLQFGFLLGGSIVVEAVFNWPGLGRLLVDSVQMRDYPVIQTLVLLFSLEFILINLVVDVLYGYINPTIRYK; this comes from the coding sequence ATGCTGAACTATTTCCTGAAACGACTGATGGGCCTGGTGCCCACGCTGCTCATCGTGGCGGTGCTGGTGTTCCTGTTCGTCCACATGCTGCCGGGCGACCCCGCCCGGCTCGCCGCCGGCCAGGAGGCCGACGACAAGACGGTGGCCATGGTCCGCGCCCAGCTGGGCCTGGACCAGCCCCTGCCCAAGCAGTTCGTGAGCTTCTTCGGCCACATGCTGCAGGGCGACTTCGGCACCTCGATCCGCTCGCGCCGGCCGGTGTCCACCGAAATCGCCGAACGCTTCGGCCCGACGCTGATGCTGACCATCACCAGCATGGTCTGGTCGGTGATCTTCGGCATGGGCATCGGCATCGTCTCGGCCGTCTACCGCAACCGCTGGCCGGACCGGCTGGGCATGACACTGGCCGTGTCCGGCATCTCCTTTCCCGCCTTCGCGCTGGGCATGCTGCTGATGCAGGTGTTCTCGGTGCAGCTGGGCTGGCTGCCCACCGTGGGCGCGGCCACCTGGAAGCACTACATCCTGCCCTCGCTGACGCTGGGCGCGGCAGTCGCTGCCGTGATGGCGCGTTTCACCCGCGCCTCCTTCGTGGAAGTGATCCAGGAGGACTTCGTGCGCACCGCTCGCGCCAAGGGCGTGAACGAACGCGGCGTGATCCTCAAGCACACGCTGCGCAATGCGCTGATCCCCGTCGTCACCATGATGGGCCTGCAGTTCGGCTTCCTGCTGGGCGGCTCCATCGTGGTGGAGGCGGTCTTCAACTGGCCGGGCCTGGGCCGGCTGCTGGTGGATTCGGTGCAGATGCGCGACTACCCGGTGATCCAGACCCTGGTGCTGCTGTTCTCCCTCGAATTCATCCTGATCAACCTGGTGGTGGACGTGCTCTACGGCTACATCAACCCCACCATCCGGTACAAGTAA
- a CDS encoding tripartite tricarboxylate transporter substrate binding protein: protein MTHPILRRTALAAIAATACAAAVPAFAQDSWPNHPIRFIVPFSAGGANDLMARAAAEGAGKRLGQTIIVENKPGGSTSLGAAYVAQQKPDGYTFLISAAGVISNNMIKKSMPYKDADLTPVAMVGLAPSVVLVPPDAPYNNLKEFIAASQKGQGFHWATAGTGSTPHFVSGILETKYGAKLDIVPYKSGSESVTAVLGKQVQATSEASIVALPYIKSGKLKALADTWTARISAYPQLATAQEQGFPDMQIAHWCGVHAPAGTPEAILDKMAAAIDAAMKDAATAEHLKALGIEPIGGTRASFVKFVDEERSRLRTVVKATGMTDE, encoded by the coding sequence ATGACCCATCCCATCCTGCGCCGCACCGCCCTGGCCGCGATCGCCGCCACCGCCTGCGCCGCCGCCGTGCCGGCCTTCGCCCAGGACAGCTGGCCCAACCACCCGATCCGCTTCATCGTGCCCTTCTCGGCCGGCGGTGCCAACGACCTGATGGCGCGCGCCGCCGCCGAAGGCGCCGGCAAGCGCCTGGGCCAGACCATCATCGTGGAGAACAAGCCCGGCGGCTCCACCAGCCTGGGCGCGGCCTACGTGGCCCAGCAGAAGCCCGACGGCTACACCTTCCTGATCAGCGCGGCCGGCGTGATCTCGAACAACATGATCAAGAAGTCCATGCCCTACAAGGACGCCGACCTGACCCCTGTCGCCATGGTCGGCCTGGCGCCCTCGGTGGTGCTGGTGCCGCCGGACGCGCCCTACAACAACCTCAAGGAATTCATCGCCGCCTCGCAGAAGGGCCAGGGCTTCCACTGGGCCACCGCGGGCACCGGCAGCACGCCGCATTTCGTCTCCGGCATCCTGGAGACCAAGTACGGCGCCAAGCTCGACATCGTGCCCTACAAGAGCGGCTCCGAATCGGTCACCGCCGTGCTGGGCAAGCAGGTGCAGGCCACCTCCGAGGCCAGCATCGTCGCCCTGCCCTACATCAAGAGCGGCAAGCTCAAGGCCCTGGCCGACACCTGGACCGCGCGCATCTCGGCCTACCCGCAGCTGGCGACCGCCCAGGAGCAGGGCTTCCCCGACATGCAGATCGCCCACTGGTGCGGCGTGCATGCGCCGGCCGGCACGCCCGAGGCCATCCTCGACAAGATGGCCGCCGCCATCGACGCCGCCATGAAGGACGCGGCCACCGCCGAGCACCTGAAGGCGCTGGGCATCGAACCGATCGGCGGCACCCGTGCGTCGTTCGTGAAGTTCGTCGACGAGGAGCGCAGCCGCCTGCGCACCGTCGTCAAGGCCACCGGCATGACGGACGAGTGA
- a CDS encoding DmpA family aminopeptidase, with product MPAPIGFLPSGPRDSITDVAGVTVGHRTLAAGAVQTGVTVIRPHAGDAFRDKVPAAAVVINGFGKSVGLVQLAELGVLETPIALTNTFSVGTVATAQIRACVATNAQTGRSLPTVNPLVFECNDGWLNDIQRMAVTEADYRLALVAAAREFAQGAVGAGRGMSSFQVKGGIGSASRIAAVQGRDYTVGTLVLSNYGKPRQLVLAGQALGDRLAAKLSDAESAEADQAEKGSIIIVLATDAPLDARQLRRLAQRAGAGLARTGSVFGHGSGDIALAFSTAYTVPDRPERPMPAVAMLHDGLLDSLFQAAADSTEQAIVHALLRAESVTGRDGHRRPALAEVLALS from the coding sequence ATGCCCGCTCCCATCGGTTTCCTGCCCAGCGGGCCGCGCGACAGCATCACCGACGTGGCGGGTGTCACCGTCGGCCACCGCACCCTGGCGGCAGGCGCGGTGCAGACCGGCGTGACGGTGATCCGCCCGCATGCGGGCGATGCCTTCCGCGACAAGGTGCCGGCCGCGGCCGTGGTGATCAACGGCTTCGGCAAGAGCGTGGGCCTGGTGCAGCTGGCCGAGCTGGGTGTGCTGGAGACACCGATCGCGCTGACCAACACCTTCTCGGTCGGCACCGTGGCCACGGCGCAGATCCGCGCCTGCGTGGCGACCAATGCGCAGACGGGGCGCTCGCTGCCCACGGTCAATCCGCTGGTCTTCGAATGCAACGACGGCTGGCTCAACGACATCCAGCGCATGGCGGTCACCGAGGCCGACTACCGGCTGGCGCTGGTCGCCGCCGCACGCGAGTTCGCCCAAGGTGCCGTGGGCGCCGGGCGAGGCATGTCGAGCTTCCAGGTCAAGGGCGGCATCGGCAGCGCCTCGCGCATCGCCGCCGTGCAGGGGCGCGACTACACCGTGGGCACGCTGGTGCTGTCCAACTACGGCAAGCCGCGGCAGCTGGTGCTGGCCGGGCAGGCGCTGGGCGACAGGCTCGCCGCGAAGCTGAGCGATGCGGAGTCCGCCGAGGCCGATCAAGCCGAGAAGGGCTCGATCATCATCGTGCTGGCCACCGACGCGCCGCTGGACGCCCGCCAGCTGCGCCGCCTGGCCCAACGCGCCGGCGCGGGCCTGGCGCGCACCGGCTCCGTCTTCGGCCATGGCAGCGGCGACATCGCCCTGGCCTTCTCCACCGCCTACACCGTGCCCGACCGGCCGGAACGCCCCATGCCCGCCGTGGCGATGCTGCACGACGGGCTGCTCGACAGCCTGTTCCAGGCAGCGGCAGACAGCACCGAACAGGCCATCGTGCACGCCTTGCTGCGCGCCGAATCGGTGACCGGCCGCGACGGCCATCGCCGCCCGGCCCTGGCCGAAGTGCTGGCCCTTTCCTGA
- the gsiB gene encoding glutathione ABC transporter substrate-binding protein GsiB, protein MKQSTAFPHSLRWTSVLLGLAALAASGHAMAAKDAVLSIGFQPETLDPYNTNQTITTAVTKTFYEGLYKFDKDLKVQPVLATGYEVSKDGLVYTIKLRTGVKFHDGTDFNAEAVKFVLDRVLDQNNKLLRYNQFNRVAKVEAVNPATVRITLKEPFGPFINSLAHASAAMISPTALKKWGNQDIAFHPVGTGPFEFVEWKQTEAVRGKKFDGYWNKGYPKVDTITWKPVLENNTRAAMLQTGEADFAFPIPYEQAELLKKSDKLEVVASPSIITRFLSFNVLQKPYDNPKVREAIGYAVNKEALAKVAFAGYAFPAQGIVPQGVGYAVKMAPIPYDVKKAKELLAEAGYPNGFESTLWSAYNNTTSQKVIQFVQQQLAQVGIKLQVQALEVGQRAEKVDTWADPATAPVRLYYTGWSSSTGEADWALRPLFASEAWAPKLNNMSYYKNDIVDASIAKALVTVDEKEKEALYKTAQEQIRKDLPRVPLVTEQNLAAHAKRLSGVYVMPDGNINSDEIAVK, encoded by the coding sequence ATGAAGCAATCGACCGCCTTCCCGCACTCCCTGCGCTGGACTTCCGTACTGCTGGGCCTGGCCGCGCTGGCCGCCTCCGGCCACGCCATGGCCGCCAAGGACGCGGTGCTGTCCATCGGCTTCCAGCCGGAAACCCTGGACCCCTACAACACCAACCAGACGATCACCACGGCCGTCACCAAGACCTTCTACGAAGGCCTCTACAAGTTCGACAAGGACCTGAAGGTCCAGCCCGTGCTGGCCACCGGCTATGAAGTGTCGAAAGACGGTCTGGTCTACACCATCAAGCTGCGCACCGGCGTGAAGTTCCACGACGGCACCGACTTCAATGCCGAGGCGGTGAAGTTCGTGCTCGACCGCGTGCTCGACCAGAACAACAAGCTGCTGCGCTACAACCAGTTCAACCGTGTCGCCAAGGTGGAAGCCGTGAACCCGGCCACCGTGCGCATCACCCTGAAGGAGCCCTTCGGCCCCTTCATCAACTCGCTGGCCCATGCCTCGGCCGCCATGATCTCGCCCACCGCGCTCAAGAAGTGGGGCAACCAGGACATCGCCTTCCACCCGGTCGGCACCGGCCCCTTCGAATTCGTCGAGTGGAAGCAGACCGAAGCCGTGCGCGGCAAGAAGTTCGACGGCTACTGGAACAAGGGCTATCCCAAGGTCGACACCATCACCTGGAAGCCGGTGCTGGAGAACAACACCCGCGCCGCCATGCTGCAGACCGGCGAGGCCGACTTCGCCTTCCCCATCCCCTACGAACAGGCCGAGCTGCTCAAGAAGAGCGACAAGCTCGAGGTGGTGGCATCGCCTTCCATCATCACCCGCTTCCTCAGCTTCAACGTGCTGCAGAAGCCCTATGACAACCCCAAGGTGCGCGAGGCCATCGGCTACGCGGTCAACAAGGAAGCGCTGGCCAAGGTGGCCTTCGCCGGCTACGCCTTCCCGGCCCAGGGCATCGTGCCGCAGGGCGTGGGCTACGCGGTGAAGATGGCGCCCATCCCCTACGACGTGAAGAAGGCCAAGGAACTGCTGGCCGAGGCCGGCTACCCCAACGGCTTCGAGTCCACGCTCTGGAGCGCCTACAACAACACGACCAGCCAGAAGGTGATCCAGTTCGTGCAGCAGCAGCTGGCGCAAGTCGGCATCAAGCTGCAGGTGCAGGCCCTGGAAGTGGGCCAGCGCGCCGAGAAGGTCGACACCTGGGCCGACCCGGCCACCGCACCGGTGCGCCTGTACTACACCGGTTGGTCGTCTTCCACCGGCGAGGCCGACTGGGCGCTGCGCCCGCTGTTCGCCTCGGAAGCCTGGGCGCCCAAGCTCAACAACATGTCGTACTACAAGAACGACATCGTGGACGCTTCCATCGCCAAGGCCCTGGTGACCGTGGACGAGAAGGAAAAGGAAGCCCTCTACAAGACCGCCCAGGAACAGATCCGCAAGGACCTGCCGCGCGTGCCGCTGGTCACCGAGCAGAACCTGGCCGCCCATGCCAAGCGCCTCTCCGGTGTCTACGTCATGCCTGACGGCAACATCAACAGCGACGAAATCGCTGTCAAGTAA
- a CDS encoding dipeptide ABC transporter ATP-binding protein, with the protein MTTSPLVLPDHRVLAVDGLSVRFSTSERSVDAVKNLSFHVDAGETLAVVGESGSGKSVTSLALMRLVEHGGGRILSGSMALRRRNGEVLDLAQAREGTMRAIRGADIAMIFQEPMTSLNPVFTAGDQIAEAIRIHQGKSAAAARAETLRLLELVRIPEARNVLDRFPHQLSGGMRQRVMIAMALSCKPQLLIADEPTTALDVTIQAQILQLIRELQQEMKMGVLFITHDMGVVAEIADRVLVMYRGDKVEAGSSDTVFAAPQHAYTRALLSAVPKLGAMAGTDLPAKFELLRTEADTTPPEPATPQDTVREDATPILSVRDLVTRFDVRSGLFGRVTRRVHAVEKISFDLYPGETLALVGESGCGKSTTGRSLLRLVESQSGAIEFGGRNIRELPTRELQSLRRDIQFIFQDPFASLDPRVTVGFSIMEPLLIHKIAQGAEAQARVDWLLQKVGLPAEAAQRYPHEFSGGQRQRIAIARALALNPKVVVADESVSALDVSIQAQIVNLMLDLQRELGVAFLFISHDMAVVERVSHRVAVMYLGQIVEIGPRRAVFEAPQHAYTKRLMAAVPVADPARRHLPRTKLEGEIPSPIRAVGDEPVVPPLVQVGPGHFVARHAVGGAF; encoded by the coding sequence ATGACGACCTCCCCTCTCGTGCTTCCCGACCACCGCGTGCTCGCGGTCGACGGCCTCAGCGTGCGTTTCTCGACCTCCGAGCGCAGCGTCGACGCGGTCAAGAACCTGTCCTTCCACGTCGATGCCGGCGAGACCCTGGCCGTGGTCGGCGAATCCGGCTCCGGCAAGTCGGTCACCTCGCTGGCCCTGATGCGGCTGGTGGAGCATGGCGGCGGCCGCATCCTCTCGGGCAGCATGGCCCTGCGCCGGCGCAACGGCGAGGTGCTGGACCTGGCGCAGGCCCGCGAGGGCACCATGCGCGCCATCCGCGGTGCGGACATCGCCATGATCTTCCAGGAGCCGATGACCTCGCTCAACCCGGTGTTCACCGCGGGCGACCAGATCGCCGAGGCCATCCGTATCCACCAGGGCAAGAGCGCAGCCGCCGCGCGCGCCGAGACCCTGCGCCTGCTGGAGCTGGTGCGCATCCCCGAAGCCCGCAACGTGCTGGACCGCTTCCCGCACCAGCTCTCCGGCGGCATGCGCCAGCGGGTGATGATCGCCATGGCCCTGTCCTGCAAGCCGCAGCTGCTGATCGCCGACGAGCCCACCACCGCGCTCGACGTGACCATCCAGGCCCAGATCCTCCAGCTGATCCGCGAGCTGCAGCAGGAGATGAAGATGGGCGTGCTCTTCATCACCCACGACATGGGCGTGGTGGCCGAGATCGCCGACCGGGTGCTGGTGATGTACCGCGGCGACAAGGTGGAGGCCGGCAGTTCCGACACCGTCTTCGCAGCGCCGCAACACGCCTACACCCGCGCCCTGCTGTCGGCCGTGCCCAAGCTCGGCGCCATGGCCGGCACCGACCTGCCGGCCAAGTTCGAGCTGCTGCGCACCGAGGCCGACACCACGCCGCCCGAGCCCGCCACGCCGCAGGACACGGTGCGCGAGGACGCCACGCCCATCCTGAGCGTGCGCGACCTGGTCACCCGCTTCGACGTGCGCAGCGGCCTCTTCGGCCGCGTCACCCGGCGGGTGCATGCGGTGGAGAAGATCAGCTTCGACCTCTACCCGGGCGAGACCCTGGCCCTGGTCGGCGAATCGGGCTGCGGCAAGTCCACCACCGGGCGTTCGCTGCTGCGGCTGGTGGAGAGCCAGTCGGGCGCGATCGAGTTCGGCGGCCGCAACATCCGCGAGCTGCCCACCCGCGAGCTGCAGTCGCTGCGGCGCGATATCCAGTTCATCTTCCAGGACCCCTTCGCCTCGCTGGACCCGCGGGTCACCGTGGGTTTCTCCATCATGGAGCCGCTGCTGATCCACAAGATCGCCCAGGGCGCCGAGGCCCAGGCCCGGGTGGACTGGCTGCTGCAGAAGGTCGGCCTGCCGGCCGAGGCCGCCCAGCGGTATCCGCACGAGTTCTCCGGCGGCCAGCGCCAGCGCATCGCCATCGCGCGGGCCCTGGCGCTCAACCCCAAGGTCGTCGTCGCCGACGAATCCGTGTCCGCGCTCGACGTGTCCATCCAGGCCCAGATCGTCAACCTGATGCTGGACCTGCAGCGCGAGCTGGGCGTGGCCTTCCTCTTCATCTCGCACGACATGGCGGTGGTGGAGCGGGTGAGCCACCGGGTGGCCGTGATGTATCTCGGCCAGATCGTGGAGATCGGCCCGCGCCGCGCCGTCTTCGAGGCGCCGCAGCATGCCTACACCAAACGCCTGATGGCGGCGGTGCCGGTGGCCGATCCGGCACGCCGGCACCTGCCGCGCACCAAGCTCGAAGGCGAGATCCCCAGCCCGATCCGCGCCGTCGGCGACGAACCCGTCGTGCCGCCGCTGGTGCAGGTCGGGCCCGGCCATTTCGTGGCGCGCCATGCCGTCGGCGGCGCGTTCTAA
- the gsiD gene encoding glutathione ABC transporter permease GsiD, whose translation MSAVTPTNAGKVRTPWGECWRRFKKQPVGIVAAFFVLLLVFVAVFAPWIVPFDAENYFDYDMLNSGPSATHWFGVDPLGRDIFSRILAGTRISLAAGFLSVLVGGAIGTLLGLLAGYYEGWWDRIVMRISDVLFAFPGILLALGVVAILGSSMTNVVVAVAVFSVPAFARLVRGNTLVLKQQTYIEAERSIGASDWTIMVRHILPGTISSIVVYFSMRVGTSIITAASLSFLGMGAQPPTPEWGAMLNEARADMVNAPHVALFPSLAIFFTVLAFNLLGDALRDALDPKIDRT comes from the coding sequence ATGAGCGCCGTCACCCCCACCAACGCCGGCAAGGTCCGCACCCCATGGGGCGAATGCTGGCGCCGCTTCAAGAAGCAGCCGGTCGGCATCGTCGCCGCCTTCTTCGTGCTGCTGCTGGTCTTCGTCGCGGTGTTCGCACCGTGGATCGTGCCCTTCGACGCCGAGAACTACTTCGACTACGACATGCTCAACAGCGGGCCCTCGGCCACGCACTGGTTCGGCGTGGATCCGCTGGGCCGCGACATCTTCAGCCGCATCCTGGCGGGCACCCGCATATCGCTGGCGGCCGGCTTCCTGTCGGTGCTGGTGGGCGGCGCCATCGGCACGCTGCTGGGGCTGCTGGCCGGCTACTACGAAGGCTGGTGGGACCGCATCGTGATGCGTATCTCCGACGTGCTCTTCGCCTTCCCCGGCATCCTGCTGGCGCTGGGCGTGGTGGCCATCCTGGGCAGCAGCATGACCAACGTGGTGGTGGCCGTGGCCGTGTTCAGCGTGCCGGCCTTCGCGCGGCTGGTGCGGGGCAACACGCTGGTGCTCAAGCAACAGACCTATATCGAGGCCGAACGCAGCATCGGCGCATCGGACTGGACCATCATGGTGCGGCACATCCTGCCGGGCACCATCTCCTCCATCGTCGTGTATTTCTCGATGCGGGTGGGCACCTCGATCATCACGGCGGCCAGCCTCTCCTTCCTGGGCATGGGCGCGCAGCCGCCGACGCCGGAATGGGGCGCGATGCTGAACGAAGCGCGGGCCGACATGGTCAACGCACCGCATGTGGCCTTGTTCCCGAGCCTGGCGATCTTCTTCACCGTGCTGGCCTTCAACCTGCTGGGCGACGCGCTGCGCGACGCACTCGACCCCAAGATCGACCGTACCTGA
- a CDS encoding isoaspartyl peptidase/L-asparaginase family protein — protein sequence MRQDPTTPVIAIHGGAGTISAGTTTAAQTQAYHAALHAIVAAAQAMLLDGASALDACCRAVELLEEHPLFNAGHGAVFTHDETHELDAAVMDGATLAAGAVAGVSHIRRPVRAARAVLEDGAHVLLAGAGAEAFARDRGLEMVEPSFFSTEARREQLHRVRGTGRIVLDHEGAAMAAAEASMSATPIDEDRKFGTVGAVALDRHGHLAAATSTGGMTNKRVGRIGDSPLIGAGTYADDRTAAVSCTGSGEMFIRAAAAHDVCARMAYGGVTLATATRAVVHQVLPAIGGTGGLIAIDRHGNLSLAFNTEGMYRGHARGDEAPHTAIFGDSSK from the coding sequence ATGAGACAAGACCCCACCACCCCCGTCATCGCCATCCATGGCGGTGCCGGCACCATCAGCGCGGGCACCACCACCGCCGCCCAGACCCAGGCTTACCACGCGGCCCTGCACGCCATCGTGGCGGCCGCCCAGGCCATGCTGCTGGACGGCGCCTCGGCGCTCGACGCCTGCTGCCGCGCGGTCGAGCTGCTGGAGGAGCACCCGCTCTTCAACGCCGGCCACGGCGCGGTGTTCACCCACGACGAGACCCATGAACTCGATGCCGCCGTGATGGACGGCGCCACGCTCGCCGCCGGCGCGGTGGCCGGCGTGAGCCATATCCGCCGGCCGGTGCGCGCGGCCCGCGCGGTGCTGGAAGACGGCGCCCATGTGCTGCTGGCCGGGGCCGGCGCCGAGGCCTTCGCGCGGGACCGCGGGCTGGAGATGGTCGAGCCCTCCTTCTTCTCCACCGAGGCCCGGCGCGAGCAGCTGCACCGGGTGCGCGGCACCGGCCGCATCGTGCTGGACCACGAAGGCGCCGCCATGGCCGCCGCCGAGGCATCGATGTCCGCCACCCCGATCGACGAGGACCGCAAGTTCGGCACCGTCGGCGCCGTCGCCCTCGACCGCCACGGCCACCTGGCCGCCGCCACCTCCACCGGCGGCATGACCAACAAACGTGTCGGCCGCATCGGCGACTCCCCGCTGATCGGCGCCGGCACCTATGCCGACGACCGCACCGCCGCCGTGTCCTGCACCGGCAGCGGCGAGATGTTCATCCGCGCCGCCGCCGCCCACGATGTCTGCGCCCGCATGGCCTACGGCGGCGTCACCCTGGCCACCGCCACCCGCGCCGTGGTGCACCAGGTGCTGCCGGCCATCGGCGGCACCGGCGGGCTGATCGCCATCGACCGCCACGGCAACCTCAGCCTGGCCTTCAACACCGAAGGCATGTACCGCGGCCATGCCCGCGGCGACGAAGCGCCCCATACCGCCATCTTCGGCGACAGCTCCAAATGA